The following coding sequences are from one Pseudopipra pipra isolate bDixPip1 chromosome 16, bDixPip1.hap1, whole genome shotgun sequence window:
- the INTS1 gene encoding integrator complex subunit 1 isoform X2, whose translation MNRPKAAAVRRPSAVPKPSAHPPPGDFIALGSKGQSGEGKAAVALLKPAPPGLPSERKRDAAASLAGPAGLPGLTKRPKLSSTPPLSALGRLAEAAVAEKRAISPSIKEPSVIPIEVVPTVLLDEIEAAEAEGNDDRIEGVLCGAVKQLKMNRAKPDTTLYLSLMYLAKIKPNIFATEGVIEALCSLLRRDASINFKAKGNSLVSVLACNLLMAAYEEDENWPEIFVKVYIEDSLGERIWVDSPHCKTFVDNIQTAFNTKMPPKTMLLHGEVGRSGGDLSAGSSPHPSMTEEEDSQSELLIAEEKMSPEQAGQLMPRYEDLAESVEEYVLDMLRDQLNRRQPMDNVSRNLLRLLTATCGYKEVRQMAVQRLEMWLQNPKLTKPAQDLLMSVCMNCNTHSSEDMEVISNLIKIRLKPKVLLNHYMLCVRELLNAHRDNLGTTIKFVIFNELSNARNPNNMQILYTVLQHSSEQAPKYLAMVFQDLLTTKDDYLRASRALLREIIKQTKHEINFQAFCLGLMQERKEALYAEMEFKERFVIHITDLLAVSMMLGITAQVKEAGIAWDKGEKKNLEVLRSFQNQIAAIQRDAVWWLHTVVPSISKLAPKDYVHCLHKVLFTEQPETYYKWDNWPPESDRNFFLRLCSEVPILEDTLMRILVIGLSRDLPLGPADAMELADHLVKRAAAVQADDVEVLRVERIQLIDAVLNLCTYHHPENIQLPPGYQPPNLAISTLYWKAWPLLLVVAAFNPENIGLAAWEEYPSLKMLMEMVMTNNYSYPQCTLTDEETRTEMINRELQISQREKQEILAFEGHLAAASTKQTITESSSLLLSQLTSLDPQGPPRRPPPHVLEQVKSLNQSLRLGHLLCRSRHPDFLLNIIQRQASSQSMPWLADLVQSSEGSLDVLPVQCLCEFLLHDAADESTSGEEEEEGESKDQRAKKRQRQQKQRQLLGRLQDLLLGPKADEQTTCEVLDYFLRRLSSSQVASRVLAMKGLSLVLSEGGMRDGEEKDHPMEEDSGDSELLQGYQWLLRDLPRLPLFDSVRATTALALQQAIHMETDPQTISAYLVYLSQHAPVEEQGQHNDLALDVARLIVERSTIMSHLFSKLSYSAESDAVLVALLSIFSRYIKRMRQSKEGEEVYSWSESQDQVFLRWTSGETATMHILVVHAMVILLTLGPPQGDGDFYTLLDIWFPEKKPLPTAFLVDTSEEALLLPDWLKLRMIRSEVPRLVDAALQDLEPQQLLLFVQSFGIPVSSMSKLLQYLDQAVSHDPQTLEQNIMDKNYMAHLVEVQHERGATGGQTFHSLLTASLPARRDSAETARSKSSPENSQSQSRIRALSQVRVLGPEDDLAGIFLQLFPLNPDPRWQNSNLRPLALALQQALGQELARIRQGNTQVPGITARLLQAVAALLNSPHSGALVMAMHRHHFISCPLMRQLYQYQRCMPQDTAFSSLFFKVLMQMLQWLENPAVEEGPLRAQLKAFAVQYSSRHRINDVRGGFLHLTEALTFHHDADMISSTVRAIIATLKSGEKCNVEPELISKVLQGLIETHSPYLEELLTVLFSATVETTARCPAMKPIAVVSSLLLQDKEETPVKKEVDSCSAESAWPGPASGLLNDWLEMLDPEVISSCPDLQQKLLFSWNKAGSQVPSFRPYLLALLTHQSSWTTLHQCIRLLLGRNREQRFDPTASLDFLWACIHIPRIWQGRDQRTPQKRREEFVLHLKASELISMVELILAEAETRYQNADEASCTLIQSRLPLLLSCSHGDLENIKKVTEYLTSCIQQWGSSSVGKCCQDLLLQIYLQLPELLVPMPEMLLTSEGARDSSTCKLDALVHRFINLLADTSDSKSSESRVWDANMACRKLAVAHPILLLRHLPMIAALLHGRVHLNFQEFRQQNHLTFFIHVLGILELLQPQVFQNEHQAALWDCLLSFIRLLLNYRKSSRHLAAFISKFVQFIHKYITCNAQAAVSFLQKHSDPLHDLSSDNSDLAMLKSLLAGLSLPSKSGTLDRGSDEEKDDEAAAGSLPLVSVSLFTPLTPAEMAPYMKRLSRGQTVEDILEVLTDIDEMSRRRPEILSFFATNLQKLMSSSEDSCRNLAFSLALRSIQNNPSIAADFLPTYMYCLGSRDFEVVQTALRNLPEYTLLCQEHAAVLLHRAFLVGMYGQIDTSSQISEALKILHMEATI comes from the exons ATGAACCGGCCGAAGGCGGCGGCCGTGCGGCGGCCCAGCGCCGTGCCCAAGCCCTCCG CGCACCCGCCGCCCGGAGACTTCATCGCGCTGGGCTCCAAGGGGCAGAGCGGCGAGGGCAAGGCGGCCGTGGCGCTGCTGAAGCCGGCGCCGCCCGGGCTGCCCTCGGAGCGCAAGCGGGACGCGGCCGCCTCCCTggcgggcccggcggggctGCCCGGGCTCACCAAGCGCCCCAAGCTCTCCTCCACGCCGCCCCTCAGCGCCCTGGGCCGCCTGGCAGAGGCGGCCGTGGCGGAGAAAAGAGCCATCTCGCCCTCCATCAAGGAGCCGTCTGTCATCCCCATCGAAG TTGTCCCCACAGTGCTGTTGGATGAGATTGaggcagcagaagcagaaggCAACGATGACCGTATTGAGGGGGTGCTGTGTGGAGCTGTGAAGCAGCTGAAGATGAACAGAGCCAAACCTGACACCACGCTGTACCTGAGCCTCATGTACCTGGCAAAAATCAAGCCAAACATATTTGCCACCGAAGGGGTTATTGAG GCACTGTGCAGCCTCCTCCGAAGAGATGCCTCCATCAACTTCAAAGCCAAAGGGAATAGCCTCGTGTCAGTCTTGGCCTGCAACCTTCTCATGGCAGCTTATGAAGAGGATGAGAACTGGCCAGAGATCTTTGTCAAG GTCTACATTGAGGACTCTCTTGGGGAGCGCATCTGGGTGGACAGCCCTCACTGCAAGACATTTGTGGATAACATCCAAACAGCTTTTAACACAAAGATGCCTCCTAAGACCATGCTCTTGCATGGAGAAGTTGGACGTAGTGGAGGGGACCTTAGTGCTG GGAGTAGCCCACACCCTTCCATGACAGAGGAGGAAGATAGCCAGAGTGAGCTGCTGATTGCAGAGGAGAAGATGAGCCCAGAGCAGGCGGGCCAGCTCATGCCCAG GTATGAAGACCTTGCAGAGAGTGTGGAGGAATATGTCCTGGACATGCTGCGGGACCAGCTCAACCGGCGCCAGCCCATGGACAATGTCTCCAGGAACCTTCTTCGACTGCTGACAGCAACCTGTGGCTACAAAGAGGTGCGTCAGATGGCTGtgcagaggctggagatgtGGCTGCAGAACCCAAAG TTGACCAAGCCAGCTCAGGACTTGCTGATGTCAGTCTGTATGAACTGCAACACTCACAGCTCAGAGGACATGGAAGTTATCTCCAACCTGATCAAGATTCGTCTCAAGCCAAAAGTCCTTCTCAACCACTACATGCTGTGTGTCAG AGAACTGCTGAATGCACACAGGGATAACCTGGGCACCACCATTAAGTTTGTGATTTTCAATGAACTATCAAATGCAAGAAATCCCAACAACATGCAGATCCTGTATACTGTGCTtcagcacagctcagagcaAGCTCCAAAG TACTTGGCAATGGTGTTCCAGGACCTCTTGACCACCAAGGACGATTACCTGCGGGCCTCGCGGGCTCTGCTGCGAGAGATCATCAAACAGACAAAGCATGAGATCAACTTCCAGGCCTTCTGTCTGGGTCTTATGCAGGAACGCAAGGAGGCCCTGTATGCAGAAATGGAATTCAAG gAGCGTTTTGTCATCCACATAACTGATCTGCTAGCTGTCTCCATGATGCTTGGTATCACAGCCCAGGTGAAGGAGGCTGGAATTGCTTGGgataaaggagagaaaaaga ACCTGGAAGTGCTGCGCTCTTTCCAAAACCAAATCGCTGCTATCCAACGTGATGCTGTCTGGTGGCTTCATACAGTTGTTCCATCTATCAGCAAGCTGGCTCCAAAGGACTATGTGCACTG CCTGCACAAGGTGCTCTTCACAGAACAGCCGGAAACCTACTACAAATGGGACAACTGGCCCCCTGAGAGTGACCGCAA CTTCTTCCTTCGCCTGTGCTCCGAGGTGCCCATCCTGGAGGACACGCTGATGCGGATCCTGGTGATCGGTTTGTCGCGGGACCTGCCCCTGGGCCCTGCGGATGCCATGGAGCTCGCTGACCACTTGGTGAAGCGGGCTGCAGCTGTGCAGGCAGATG aTGTCGAGGTCCTGAGGGTAGAAAGAATCCAGCTGATCGATGCAGTCTTAAATCTGTGCACTTATCACCATCCAGAGAATATCCAGCTACCCCCAGG GTACCAGCCTCCAAATCTAGCTATTTCTACTCTCTACTGGAAAGCCTGGCCTCTCCTGCTTGTAGTGGCTGCATTCAATCCTGAAAACATTG GTCTGGCTGCATGGGAGGAGTACCCTTCTCTAAAGATGCTCATGGAAATGGTCATGACCAA TAATTATTCCTATCCTCAATGTACCTTGACGGATGAGGAGACGCGCACAGAGATGATTAATCGTGAACTTCAAATCTCccagagagaaaaacaggagaTTCTTGCATTTGAGGGCCATCTGGCTGCTGCatccacaaaacaaacaattacagagagcagcagcctctTGCTGTCCCAGCTGACAAGTCTGGACCCTCA GGGCCCCCCTCGCAGACCTCCACCACATGTCCTGGAGCAAGTGAAAAGCCTGAACCAGTCACTTCGCTTGGGCCACCTTCTCTGTCGCAGTCGTCACCCTGACTTTCTCCTCAACATCATTCAAAGACAG GCCTCCTCGCAGTCAATGCCATGGCTGGCAGATCTGGTTCAGTCCAGCGAGGGCTCCTTGGACGTCCTACCCGTGCAGTGCCTTTGTGAGTTCCTGCTTCACGATGCTGCTGATGAATCAACCTCAggtgaagaagaagaggagggtgagAGTAAGGACCAGCGTGCCAAGAAACGCCAG AGACAACAGAAACAGAGGCAGTTGCTTGGACGCTTGCAAGACTTGCTGTTGGGTCCCAAAGCAGATGAACAGACAACCTGCGAGGTGCTTGACTACTTCCTGCGACGCCTGAGTTCCTCCCAAGTGGCCTCACGGGTCCTGGCCATGAAG GGCCTGTCCTTGGTGCTGTCAGAAGGAGGAATGCGtgatggagaggagaaagaTCACCCCATGGAAGAAGACTCTGGTGATTCCGAGCTGCTGCAGGGATATCAGTGGCTGCTGAGGGACCTCCCGAGGCTGCCACTGTTCGACAGTGTGAGAGCAACAACAGCTCTGGCTTTGCAGCAG GCCATCCACATGGAGACAGATCCCCAGACCATCAGTGCTTACCTGGTGTACCTCTCCCAGCACGCCccagtggaggagcagggacagcacaacGACCTTGCTCTG GATGTAGCCCGACTGATAGTGGAGCGCTCCACCATCATGTCCCACCTCTTCTCCAAGCTCTCCTACAGTGCTGAATCAGATGCAGTGCTCGTGGCTCTTCTCTCCATCTTCTCTCGCTACATCAAGCGCATGCGGCAGAGCAAGGAGGGCGAGGAGGTGTACAGCTGG TCAGAGTCCCAGGATCAGGTGTTCCTTCGTTGGACTAGTGGGGAAACAGCCACTATGCACATCCTTGTGGTTCATGCCATGGTTATTCTCCTGACACTGGGGCCACCTCAAG GGGATGGTGATTTTTATACCTTACTGGATATATGGTTCCCGGAGAAAAAGCCCCTTCCTACTGCTTTCCTGGTTGACACCTCGGAggaggctctgctgctccctgactGGCTGAAGCTGCGCATGATCCGCTCTGAGGTCCCGCGGCTTGTGGATGCAG CCCTGCAGGACCTGGAgccacagcagctgcttctctttGTTCAGTCCTTTGGAATCCCAGTTTCCAGCATGAGCAAACTTCTGCAGTACCTGGATCAGGCAGTGTCTCATGACCCACAGACGCTGGAGCAGAACATCATGGACAAGA actaCATGGCTCATCTTGTGGAGGTTCAACATGAGAGAGGGGCAACAGGAGGCCAGACTTTCCATTCCCTGCTCACTGCCTCCTTACCAGCCCGCCGAG aCAGTGCTGAGACTGCAAGGTCAAAATCTAGTCCTGAGAACTCTCAAAGTCAGAGCCGGATCCGGGCCTTGAGCCAGGTCCGTGTTCTGGGCCCAGAAGATGATCTGGCAGGCATCTTTCTGCAG CTTTTCCCACTAAACCCGGACCCACGGTGGCAGAATTCAAACCTGCGCCCGCTGGCCCTGGCGTTGCAGCaggccctggggcaggagctggctcGGATCCGCCAGGGGAACACGCAGGTTCCCGGGATCACGGCACGGCTGCTGCAGGCGGTGGCTGCGCTGCTGAACTCCCCCCACAGCGGTGCCCTGGTTATGGCCATGCACCGCCACCACTTCATCTCCTGCCCGCTGATGCGACAGCTCTACCAGTACCAG CGCTGCATGCCACAGGACACTGCCTTCTCCTCGCTCTTCTTCAAAGTGCTCATGCAGATGCTGCAGTGGTTGGAGAACCCCGCAGTGGAAGAGGGTCCCCTGCGTGCTCAGCTGAAGGCCTTTGCTGTGCAGTACTCCTCAAGGCACAGGATCAATGATG TTCGAGGTGGCTTCTTGCACCTGACAGAAGCTCTGACTTTCCATCACGATGCTGACATGATCAGCTCCACGGTACGTGCCATCATTGCCACCCTGAAATCAGGAGAGAAGTGCAACGTGGAGCCAGAGCTCATCAGCAAAG TCCTTCAAGGTCTGATTGAAACTCACTCTCCATACCTGGAGGAACTCCTGACTGTCCTCTTCTCAGCTACTGTTGAGACCACTGCCAGGTGTCCTGCCATGAAACCAATTGCTGTGGTGAGCTCCTTGTTGCTCCAGGACAAAGAAGAAACACCAGTGAAGAAGGAAGTGGACAGTTGCAG TGCGGAATCAGCTTGGCCAGGGCCTGCCTCTGGCCTTCTCAATGACTGGCTGGAGATGTTAGACCCAGAGGTGATCAGCAGCTGCCCTGATCtccagcagaagctgctgttcTCCTGGAACAAA GCAGGGTCCCAGGTGCCCTCCTTCCGCCCCTACCTCTTGGCTCTGCTGACCCACCAGTCCAGCTGGACCACGCTGCACCAGTGCATCAGGCTTCTGCTTGGCAGAAACAGGGAGCAAAG GTTTGACCCAACTGCATCCTTGGATTTCTTGTGGGCCTGTATTCACATTCCTCGGATCTGGCAGGGAAGGGACCAGAGAACTCCTCAG AAGCGCCGTGAGGAATTTGTGCTCCACCTGAAGGCATCAGAATTGATCAGCATGGTGGAGCTGATCCTGGCTGAAGCAGAGACCAGGTACCAGAACGCTGACGAGGCCTCCTGCACACTCATCCAGTCTCGGCTGCCTTTGTTGCTCAGTTGTTCTCATGGGGACCTTGAGAACATCAAAAAAGTGACGGAGTATCTGACCAGCTGCATCCAGCAGTGGGGAAGCAG CTCTGTGGGAAAATGTTGCCAGGACCTTCTGCTGCAGATATACCTGCAGCTGCCTGAGCTCCTTGTGCCTATGCCTGAGATGCTTCTTACCAGTGAAGGAGCCAGAGACAGCAGCACTTGCAAG ctTGATGCCCTTGTTCACAGATTCATTAACCTCCTCGCAGACACCAGTGACTCCAAGTCATCCGAAAGCCGCGTGTGGGATGCCAATATGGCCTGCAGGAAGCTGGCTGTAGCTCATCCCATCCTCCTCCTTAG GCACTTGCCAATGATTGCAGCGCTGCTGCACGGCCGCGTTCACCTCAATTTCCAGGAGTTCAGGCAGCAGAACCACTTGACCTTCTTCATCCACGTCCTGGGGATCCTGGAGTTGCTCCAGCCGCAGGTCTTCCAGAACGAGCACCAGGCGGCACTCTGGGACTGTCTCCTGTCCTTCATCCGTCTGCTGCTG AACTACAGGAAATCCTCACGGCACCTGGCTGCCTTCATCAGCAAGTTTGTCCAGTTTATCCACAAGTACATCACTTGCAATGCCCAGGCAGCTGTCTCCTTCTTGCAGAAGCACTCGGATCCACTCCA TGACCTGTCATCAGACAACAGTGACCTAGCAATGCTAAAGTCCCTCCTGGCTGGGCTGAGTCTGCCTAGTAAGAGTGGCACCTTGGACAGGGGCTCTGATGAAGAGAAAGATG atgaagcagcagctggctctCTCCCTCTTGTCAGTGTGTCTCTCTTCACTCCTCTCACACCAGCTGAAATGGCCCCGTATATGAAGAGGCTCTCCAGGGGCCAAACGGTGGAGG ACATCCTGGAAGTGCTGACAGACATCGATGAAATGTCCAGACGGAGGCCAGAAATTCTCTCCTTTTTTGCT ACAAACCTCCAGAAGCTGATGAGTTCATCAGAGGATTCCTGCCGAAACCTGGCCTTTAGCCTGGCTCTGCGCTCCATTCAGAACAACCCCAG CATTGCTGCAGATTTCCTTCCCACCTACATGTACTGCCTTGGCAGCCGAGACTTTGAGGTGGTGCAGACAGCGCTGAGGAACCTGCCTGAATACACCCTCCTTTGCCAAG AGCACGCAGCAGTGTTGCTGCACAGGGCCTTCCTGGTGGGCATGTACGGCCAGATCGACACCAGCTCTCAGATTTCAGAGGCCTTGAAGATTCTGCACATGGAGGCCACGATATGA